The Elusimicrobia bacterium HGW-Elusimicrobia-1 genome includes the window CACGCGCAAGCCGATAGGCCCGGCCGATCTGGCTCCGCTTTTTCCTATGGAACTCATCAAGCAGGAGGTCTCTACGGAAAAATGGGTGGCAATCCCCGACGAGGTAAGAGAGATTTACCGTTTATGGAGACCTTCGCCTCTGATTCGCGCCCGTCGTCTCGAAAAAGTTCTGGGCACTCCGGCGAAAATTTATTATAAATACGAAGGCGCCAGCCCCGCGGGTTCGCACAAATTAAATACCGCTCTGGCTCAGGCGTACTATAACAAGAAAGAAGGCGTAACGCGGCTTTCTACCGAGACGGGCGCGGGACAGTGGGGCAGCGCGCTGAGTATAGCGGCGTCATTTTTCGGCCTGAAGTGCACCGTCTATATGGTAAAGGTAAGCTACAATCAAAAACCCTACCGCAAAATAATGATACAGTCGTTCGGAGCGGAGGTATTCGCCAGCCCGTCGGACAGGACAGAATCCGGCCGTAAAATTCTGGCCGAGCATCCCGATACGTCCGGCTCGCTGGGTATAGCCATTTCGGAGGCCGTGGAAGACGCCGCCAGGCACGGCGACGTAAAATACGCCCTCGGCAGCGTTCTTAACCACGTGCTTCTGCACCAGACGGTCATCGGTCTGGAGGCGCAGAAGCAAATGGAAATCGCGCAGGATTATCCCGATGTCGTCATAGGATGCGTCGGCGGCGGATCGAATTTCGCCGGCCTGGCGTTTCCCTTTGTCGCGGACAAAATTTCCGGCAAAGCGAAAAATATCCGCCTGGTGGCCGTGGAGCCGTCGGCGTGTCCCACGCTTACCAGGGGCGCTTACGCTTACGACTTCGGCGATACGGCGGGACTTACGCCTCTCATAAAGATGTTCACTCTCGGCCACGCGTTTGTGCCGTCGGGGATACACGCCGGCGGATTGAGATATCACGGTATGGCGCCGCTGGTCAGCCATCTGCACAAATTAAAACTCATCGAAGCCGTGGCTTATTCTCAGAACCCCGTCTTTGAGGCGGCTCTGATTTTTGCCAGGTCCGAAGGCATAATTCCCGCGCCGGAAGCGGCGCACGCCGTCAAATGCGCGGTGGATGAGGCGCTGGCCGCCAAAAAATCCGGAGAAAAAAAGACCATTCTTTTCAATCTTTCCGGCCACGGACACTTCGATATGGCCGCTTACGACGATTATCTCGCGGGCAAACTCAAGGATATAGCGTTTTCCGACGACGAAATGCAGAAAGCGCTTAAAGACCTTCCGCGTATTTGACGTACCCGCCCAAAGGCGAAAGAGATAAAGCGTAAAGCGTGAATCGTGAAGTGTGAAGAGTCAAAAGAAAACTACTCTTCAACCTTTCCGCTTCACGTCTTTTGTTGCGAAGTTGTTACGAGCGGTTTGCGGCAAAGAACTCCGACATATGTTTGAAATTCTGAGCAAAAAAACTCTGGCCGACGGCATCCGCAGGA containing:
- a CDS encoding TrpB-like pyridoxal phosphate-dependent enzyme, giving the protein MDETKIILSEKQIPEKWYNIQADLPEPLPPVLHPGTRKPIGPADLAPLFPMELIKQEVSTEKWVAIPDEVREIYRLWRPSPLIRARRLEKVLGTPAKIYYKYEGASPAGSHKLNTALAQAYYNKKEGVTRLSTETGAGQWGSALSIAASFFGLKCTVYMVKVSYNQKPYRKIMIQSFGAEVFASPSDRTESGRKILAEHPDTSGSLGIAISEAVEDAARHGDVKYALGSVLNHVLLHQTVIGLEAQKQMEIAQDYPDVVIGCVGGGSNFAGLAFPFVADKISGKAKNIRLVAVEPSACPTLTRGAYAYDFGDTAGLTPLIKMFTLGHAFVPSGIHAGGLRYHGMAPLVSHLHKLKLIEAVAYSQNPVFEAALIFARSEGIIPAPEAAHAVKCAVDEALAAKKSGEKKTILFNLSGHGHFDMAAYDDYLAGKLKDIAFSDDEMQKALKDLPRI